One part of the Maritimibacter sp. DP1N21-5 genome encodes these proteins:
- a CDS encoding peroxidase family protein, producing the protein MVTLNTNDLAHILAQIQLSEEHTRLINEGMDPGAALAQLLSSPLVPYGLRTVDGSFNNFQPGMERFGASDEVMVRLLTPNYADAEINQRTGQPTSYQQADGSVYDSQPRTVSNLVADQTLNNPAAIAAALAVNGVTGAEQLAAVQTVLTAFREAQAARAAATAAGPADPAAVAAANAALADAQAAVDAALTALADAVGQKNVTDAALAAAISRLDAANAALLAEDPNAGSVIDALAAVASAQALLDAAQNDADAAQADLDTAIAELEAREATLDAALASLTAAQALVANIAARITAAEIVLADAEAALAALPVSADVALAQAAVDTAEADLSAAQADAALAAITLSDAEAAVAAAEADVAAATAAADAAQATKDAADADAVAAQDALDAATVDLAAAVAASNAAFADLGAAVAGGDLAVILAASAAYQAALEEQQSAQTAHDAAVAADAEAEANAVAAADALTAAQATLADREADLAQAELDLAAAQAAHDAALADIATAEGVLADAEAALADAIAADTAVTEAVAARDAAAAALASLQAAAGVAADLVTEQTDVVSAAQAEVAVAEQAVTDAQAALDADQAALADAQAALADAEAALEAAGALGDAVTEVAEAQAEFDAAQAAAQAADQAVADASGELDAANAALATATTDATEADAPAAAEAAAALAEAALGVVLEEHGIELEGDSVFIRNVATDLGSSASFNGFMTIFGQFFDHGLDLTNKGGNGNVIIPLNPDDPLYVEGSPTNFMVLTRATNDPGADGILGTADDVRDHNNQTTPWVDLNQVYTSNPSHQVFLREYVMVDGRPMATGKMLEGAAGGPPTWADVKAQAFNMLGIELHDLNVHSVPLLVTDLYGEFVRGANGLPQMMTASGPVEGDLDDPISGLDALSAARGFIDDIAHNAVPKGPVDHDRNPATPMVEVTADADDVIGNPIIPNMFGIATEYDDELLDAHYIVGDGRGNENIALTSIHTMFHGEHNRQIDAIIEHLTSPAEGTGVVDIDFLNNWLLVPITTLPADLSSLVWDGERLFQAARFSTEMVYQHLVFEEFARTITPSVDPFVFSHSAQVDGAIFEEFAQVVYRFGHSMLNETVNLLHATENGATMEEIELLDAFLNPIAFAEAGVDAEAAAGAILRGMTRLAGNEIDEFMTEALRNNLLGLPLDLAALNMARARETGIPSLNEARRQFYEQTNDTLLKPYESWTDFAANLKNPLSIVNFIAAYGTHEDIVNATTLADKRDAAWALVFGTEGETAAERAARLDYVNGTGDWAGVETGLNHVDFWIGGLAEALMAFGSMLGSTFSFVFEMQLQNLQAGDRFYYLSRTQGMNLLTELEADGFAELMRRTTDTEHVGLHVPGAAFTTADYVIEMNQALQYNEGLGNADPTKEADVLAALNGHDKLVVREDLDGDGDTDVLTYLGDEHVVIGGTNEADTITGGLGDDTIWGEDGDDRIDGGYGVDHLLGGAGDDIITDSGTDIGAGEVIDGEDGDDVINGGMGLDLIFGSEGNDVITGGEDAKDIFGGAGDDFIRAPTGGGAIFGNEGDDWLESQGMMNTLTGDNSELFFNSTIVGHDVMIAGENDTDFDGESGDDIMVQGIGVNRNNGMAGFDWVSYQGNNYDVNADMNIGIFVNQQANILRDRFDLVEGLSGWVGDDILTGREVVNGAADVAGNAAQVGANAPIESFSNTLLEKNIDRIAGLRELVAHLQRFDVTHPDGTTNETLVGVMDTSDGSDIILGGGGSDTIRGRSGNDIIDGDKWLSVSLAVSAPDGSLMGRAISLAGQVIGTDGSVLFGGRTLDQLLFAREVVPAQLSALREIVDGGQDGDVDIVEYWDIQENYTITENGDGSLTVTHNTATAGVIDPTTGRELENEGTDRLTNVEILRFADGDWIVPQGEPPEATADRVILGRTGTYNLADALLLANDVDPDNLGLSITGVDSNSNGLNVGHNGSTTTINKTNNGTGNFDYTVANSAGEAQGNVVVSVDTTGTLSGTNGNDIILVGNTGRNVDAGGGNDTVIGGNGNDNFIWFVGDGRDIINGGGNGGAGDRFTVNGNNSNEQFYIMPRSTFLAFFPTATLAAGTEIVITRNGINANAVIAELQNIEEITINTGPGFDLVIPIGDFSPTSLNFNTITINGSSDDDTVDVGLLDSAHRIVFRGEGGNDMIVGGMRPQDVILLPEGSDAAAFVRTVDENGLVTLSDGVNSIRYTESGGQPRLAVDGTPEAAQLELLGTLDEETGELLTGEQPGAYELTPEDIAALEAMVRGVMPNAPQGDDDDEDDNGVDVPVVGVRDLTGRDNNETNAGWGAAGEAYIRLTDARYGMVDEETGNRLVNPMFEGLDARDISNLLGKQAEGTATETDANMFFMAFGQYFDHGLTFIEKNAANGTIEIGGPGSLRSPTSDNPADLTRAEVVGYDEYGNPVHNNITSPFVDQNQVYGSSSLIGQLLRESDGEGGVGMRVLLGEDDPSAPGHQLLSTLREALDHHIEAGTVFRGTDMGDVTLLEYYPDLVVNGSYNPLVVAELSTDFMGQGWPLLIDTNPYMSLLDHYIGGDGRVNENVGLTSLHTIWARNHNFHVEKLIDAGFEGTQEDLFQAAKILNETEYQRVVFNEFADKLLGGMMGDGTHGHSEYNPDVDARISYEFAGSAYRVGHTMIGQTLTILDENGQPRDVPLYDVFLNPTNDPMAFAMDPDGAGPAPMLTGQDALDALSAYGYAPQPGYAQYGTAQILGGLAGQASEAIDVAMTDAVRNDLVRINADLFSFNVARGWDLGIGTMNQVRAALSASDNPYVSEAVGFAGDLSPYTSWEDYQERNDVSDELIARFKEAYPDLILQGESIGIFMAANPDVPFLINEDGTVTIKGIDRVDLWVGGLAEKRINGGVVGQTFWVIIHEQFDRLQEGDRFYYAERMDNVPVYENFLEGQSLADIVMRNTGIQGLQEDVFSQDMEDAGIILPVIEVDADDIPGTGEETGGEETPTDETPDEETPTEETGGEETGGEETGGEETGGEETGGEETPTETATAQVLLGTDGNDVLTGGAGDDLIRGGEGRDTLEGGEGDDLILGEGGDDALVGGAGDDMLDGGDGSDALFGGLGNDRFFLSDDATIDFVFGGEGTDTLDITAVNIGARVDLSAPDVGTLTIGDTVDRLVSIENVAAGSGDDVIIAGDAANTFSGGEGNDTYRFNSETAADGDHILDFEPGDTIDLSGIDAVRGVVGNQSFTLAAQGASPAAGLVTLSETEDGATLVQGHVDDDGEADFSLTVNSRHTLGAGDFTF; encoded by the coding sequence ATGGTTACTTTGAACACGAACGATCTCGCGCACATCCTTGCTCAGATCCAACTCTCGGAAGAACACACGCGGCTCATCAATGAAGGCATGGACCCGGGCGCGGCCCTGGCCCAGCTTCTCTCGAGCCCGCTGGTTCCCTACGGCCTTCGCACCGTCGACGGCAGCTTCAACAACTTCCAACCCGGGATGGAGCGCTTCGGCGCCTCGGACGAGGTCATGGTCCGGCTGCTCACGCCGAACTACGCGGATGCGGAAATCAACCAGCGCACCGGACAACCGACCAGCTATCAGCAGGCGGATGGCTCGGTTTATGACAGCCAGCCGCGGACCGTTTCGAACCTTGTCGCGGATCAGACGCTGAATAACCCGGCGGCCATCGCGGCCGCGCTTGCCGTGAACGGTGTCACCGGCGCCGAACAGCTCGCCGCGGTTCAGACCGTTCTCACTGCCTTCCGCGAGGCGCAGGCCGCGCGTGCCGCTGCCACCGCGGCTGGCCCTGCCGATCCGGCGGCGGTTGCCGCCGCGAATGCCGCTCTGGCGGATGCACAGGCGGCTGTCGACGCCGCACTTACCGCCCTCGCCGATGCCGTTGGCCAGAAAAACGTGACCGACGCCGCCCTTGCCGCTGCGATTTCCCGACTCGATGCGGCAAATGCCGCGCTTCTGGCCGAAGATCCGAACGCCGGCAGCGTGATCGACGCCCTGGCGGCAGTCGCTTCGGCGCAGGCTTTGCTGGACGCGGCGCAGAACGACGCCGATGCCGCGCAAGCTGATCTGGACACTGCCATCGCCGAACTTGAGGCCCGCGAGGCCACGCTCGACGCCGCACTCGCTTCCTTGACCGCCGCGCAGGCACTCGTCGCCAACATCGCTGCCCGCATCACGGCGGCTGAAATTGTTCTCGCCGATGCCGAAGCGGCTCTTGCCGCGCTCCCGGTGTCGGCAGATGTCGCGCTGGCACAGGCGGCTGTCGACACCGCCGAGGCCGATCTGTCGGCGGCACAGGCCGATGCCGCACTTGCCGCGATCACCCTGTCGGATGCGGAAGCGGCGGTTGCCGCCGCCGAAGCCGACGTCGCGGCCGCCACGGCTGCTGCCGATGCAGCGCAGGCGACCAAAGACGCCGCTGATGCCGACGCCGTTGCCGCGCAGGATGCTCTCGATGCGGCGACCGTTGACCTCGCCGCTGCCGTCGCGGCCTCCAATGCGGCCTTCGCCGACCTGGGCGCAGCGGTGGCGGGTGGCGACCTTGCCGTCATCCTCGCGGCTTCGGCCGCCTATCAGGCCGCACTTGAAGAACAGCAATCGGCCCAGACCGCACATGATGCAGCTGTGGCCGCCGATGCGGAGGCGGAAGCCAATGCCGTGGCCGCTGCCGACGCGCTCACCGCCGCGCAGGCGACGCTCGCAGATCGTGAAGCCGACCTTGCCCAAGCCGAACTGGACCTTGCCGCCGCGCAGGCCGCGCATGACGCGGCCCTTGCGGACATCGCCACTGCCGAAGGCGTGCTGGCCGATGCGGAAGCCGCGCTGGCCGACGCGATTGCCGCTGATACGGCCGTCACCGAGGCGGTCGCGGCCCGTGACGCGGCAGCTGCCGCGCTTGCAAGCCTGCAGGCCGCAGCCGGTGTCGCAGCGGACCTCGTGACCGAACAGACCGATGTCGTTTCTGCCGCACAGGCCGAAGTCGCGGTTGCCGAGCAAGCGGTCACTGACGCTCAGGCCGCGCTGGACGCGGATCAGGCTGCACTCGCCGATGCGCAGGCCGCCCTTGCGGACGCGGAAGCCGCGCTTGAGGCGGCTGGCGCCCTTGGTGACGCGGTGACCGAGGTTGCCGAGGCGCAGGCCGAGTTCGACGCTGCCCAGGCCGCAGCGCAGGCCGCCGATCAGGCGGTCGCCGATGCGAGCGGCGAGCTCGACGCGGCCAATGCCGCCCTTGCCACCGCGACCACCGATGCGACCGAGGCCGACGCGCCCGCCGCCGCGGAAGCCGCCGCCGCACTCGCTGAAGCCGCGCTCGGCGTCGTGCTGGAAGAGCACGGGATCGAGCTTGAAGGCGACTCGGTCTTCATCCGCAACGTCGCGACCGACCTTGGATCGTCGGCCTCGTTCAACGGCTTCATGACGATCTTCGGTCAGTTCTTCGACCACGGTCTCGACCTGACCAACAAGGGTGGGAACGGCAACGTCATCATCCCGCTCAACCCGGATGATCCGCTTTACGTGGAAGGCAGCCCGACCAACTTCATGGTCCTGACCCGCGCCACCAACGATCCCGGCGCGGACGGTATCCTCGGCACCGCCGACGATGTGCGCGACCACAACAACCAGACGACACCCTGGGTGGACCTGAACCAGGTCTATACCTCGAACCCGTCTCACCAGGTGTTCCTGCGGGAATACGTGATGGTGGATGGCCGCCCGATGGCCACCGGCAAGATGCTCGAAGGGGCCGCTGGTGGCCCGCCGACCTGGGCCGACGTGAAGGCACAGGCGTTCAACATGCTCGGGATCGAGCTGCACGACCTGAACGTCCATTCCGTGCCGCTTCTGGTCACGGACCTCTACGGCGAGTTCGTGCGGGGCGCCAATGGTCTGCCGCAGATGATGACCGCTTCCGGTCCGGTTGAAGGTGACCTCGACGATCCGATCTCCGGGCTTGATGCGCTCAGCGCTGCACGCGGCTTCATCGACGACATCGCGCACAACGCGGTGCCCAAGGGCCCGGTCGATCACGACCGCAACCCGGCGACGCCCATGGTCGAAGTGACCGCCGACGCAGACGACGTGATCGGCAACCCGATCATCCCGAACATGTTCGGGATCGCGACCGAATACGACGACGAACTCCTCGACGCGCATTACATCGTCGGTGACGGGCGCGGGAACGAGAATATCGCGCTCACTTCGATCCACACGATGTTCCACGGCGAGCACAACCGTCAGATCGACGCGATCATCGAGCATCTGACCTCGCCCGCCGAGGGCACCGGCGTTGTCGATATCGACTTCCTCAACAACTGGCTCCTCGTGCCGATCACCACGCTGCCGGCCGACCTCTCTTCTCTGGTGTGGGACGGTGAACGCCTGTTCCAGGCGGCGCGCTTCTCGACCGAGATGGTCTATCAGCACCTCGTCTTCGAGGAATTCGCCCGCACGATCACGCCTTCGGTCGATCCCTTCGTTTTCTCGCATTCGGCCCAGGTCGACGGCGCGATCTTCGAGGAGTTCGCCCAGGTGGTCTATCGCTTCGGCCACTCGATGCTGAACGAGACCGTCAACCTCCTCCACGCGACCGAGAACGGTGCGACCATGGAAGAGATCGAGCTTCTCGATGCCTTCCTCAACCCGATCGCTTTCGCCGAAGCGGGTGTGGATGCGGAAGCTGCCGCAGGTGCAATCCTGCGCGGCATGACGCGTCTGGCCGGCAACGAGATCGACGAGTTCATGACCGAGGCGCTGCGCAACAACCTGTTGGGCCTGCCGCTCGACCTCGCCGCGCTGAACATGGCGCGGGCCCGTGAAACCGGCATCCCGTCGCTCAACGAAGCGCGTCGTCAGTTCTATGAGCAGACCAACGACACGCTGCTCAAGCCCTATGAGAGCTGGACCGACTTCGCGGCCAACCTCAAGAACCCCCTGTCCATCGTGAACTTCATCGCGGCCTACGGCACGCATGAGGACATCGTGAATGCCACGACGCTGGCCGACAAACGGGACGCGGCCTGGGCGCTGGTCTTCGGCACCGAGGGCGAGACCGCGGCGGAACGTGCCGCGCGGCTCGACTATGTGAACGGCACGGGCGACTGGGCCGGAGTCGAAACGGGTCTCAACCATGTCGACTTCTGGATCGGCGGTCTGGCCGAGGCGCTCATGGCCTTCGGCAGCATGCTGGGCTCGACCTTCTCCTTCGTCTTCGAGATGCAGCTCCAGAACCTGCAGGCTGGCGACCGGTTCTACTACCTCAGCCGGACGCAGGGCATGAACCTGCTCACCGAACTGGAAGCGGACGGCTTCGCCGAGCTGATGCGCCGGACGACGGACACCGAACATGTCGGTCTTCATGTCCCGGGCGCGGCCTTCACCACGGCGGATTACGTCATCGAGATGAACCAGGCGCTTCAGTACAACGAAGGCCTTGGCAACGCCGATCCGACGAAAGAGGCTGACGTGCTCGCTGCACTCAATGGCCATGACAAGCTCGTGGTCCGCGAGGACCTCGACGGCGACGGCGATACCGATGTCCTGACCTATCTCGGCGACGAGCATGTCGTGATCGGCGGCACCAACGAGGCCGACACGATCACCGGCGGTCTCGGCGACGACACGATCTGGGGCGAAGATGGCGATGACCGCATCGACGGCGGCTATGGCGTCGACCACCTCCTGGGTGGTGCGGGCGACGACATCATCACCGACAGCGGCACCGATATCGGTGCAGGCGAAGTGATCGACGGCGAAGACGGCGACGACGTCATCAACGGCGGCATGGGTCTTGACCTGATCTTCGGCTCGGAAGGCAACGACGTCATCACCGGCGGCGAGGATGCCAAGGACATCTTCGGCGGCGCTGGCGACGACTTCATCCGTGCGCCCACCGGCGGTGGCGCCATCTTCGGCAACGAAGGTGACGACTGGCTCGAAAGCCAGGGCATGATGAACACGCTCACTGGCGACAACTCGGAACTGTTCTTCAACTCGACGATCGTCGGTCACGACGTGATGATCGCTGGCGAGAACGACACCGACTTTGACGGCGAGAGCGGCGACGACATCATGGTGCAGGGTATCGGCGTCAACCGGAACAACGGTATGGCCGGCTTCGACTGGGTGTCCTATCAGGGCAACAACTATGACGTGAACGCCGATATGAACATCGGCATCTTCGTCAACCAGCAGGCCAACATCCTGCGCGACCGTTTCGACCTTGTCGAAGGTCTGTCGGGCTGGGTCGGCGACGACATCCTGACAGGTCGCGAGGTGGTGAACGGTGCCGCCGATGTGGCCGGCAACGCCGCTCAGGTGGGGGCCAATGCTCCGATCGAGAGCTTCTCGAACACGCTGCTCGAGAAGAACATCGACCGGATCGCCGGTCTGCGGGAACTCGTGGCGCATCTTCAGCGCTTCGATGTCACCCATCCCGATGGCACCACGAACGAGACCCTCGTCGGCGTGATGGACACCTCGGACGGCTCGGACATCATCCTTGGCGGTGGCGGGTCCGACACGATCCGTGGCCGGTCGGGCAACGACATCATCGACGGCGACAAGTGGCTGTCGGTGTCGCTCGCGGTCAGCGCGCCTGACGGAAGCCTGATGGGACGCGCCATCAGCCTCGCCGGTCAGGTCATCGGGACCGACGGCTCGGTGCTCTTCGGGGGTCGGACCCTGGATCAGCTCCTCTTCGCCCGCGAAGTGGTCCCGGCCCAACTGAGCGCCCTGCGCGAAATCGTGGATGGTGGCCAGGACGGCGACGTCGACATCGTGGAATACTGGGACATCCAGGAAAACTACACGATCACCGAGAACGGCGACGGGTCGCTCACGGTCACGCACAACACGGCCACGGCCGGCGTCATTGACCCGACCACGGGCCGCGAACTCGAAAACGAGGGCACGGACCGGCTGACCAACGTCGAGATCTTGCGCTTTGCGGATGGCGACTGGATCGTGCCGCAGGGCGAGCCGCCGGAAGCGACGGCGGACCGGGTGATCCTGGGTCGCACCGGGACCTACAACCTCGCGGATGCGCTCCTTCTGGCGAACGACGTGGACCCCGACAACCTGGGCCTGTCGATCACGGGTGTGGACAGCAACTCCAACGGTCTGAACGTAGGCCACAACGGCTCCACGACGACGATCAACAAGACCAACAACGGAACGGGCAACTTCGACTACACCGTTGCCAACAGTGCCGGTGAGGCTCAAGGCAATGTGGTCGTCTCGGTCGACACGACCGGCACTCTGTCCGGCACAAATGGCAACGACATCATCCTTGTAGGCAACACAGGTCGTAACGTTGACGCTGGCGGTGGCAATGACACCGTGATCGGTGGCAACGGCAACGACAACTTCATCTGGTTCGTGGGCGATGGCCGGGACATCATCAACGGCGGCGGCAACGGCGGCGCGGGTGACCGGTTCACGGTGAACGGCAACAACTCGAACGAACAGTTCTACATCATGCCGCGCAGCACGTTCCTTGCTTTCTTCCCGACTGCCACTCTCGCTGCTGGGACCGAGATCGTGATCACCCGGAACGGGATCAACGCAAACGCGGTGATCGCCGAGCTTCAGAACATCGAGGAAATCACCATCAACACCGGACCCGGTTTCGACCTGGTCATCCCGATAGGAGACTTCTCGCCGACCAGCCTCAACTTCAACACGATCACCATCAATGGCAGCAGCGATGATGACACGGTGGATGTGGGTCTGCTCGACTCGGCGCACCGGATCGTGTTCCGGGGCGAGGGTGGCAACGACATGATCGTCGGTGGGATGCGTCCGCAGGACGTCATCCTCCTGCCGGAAGGCAGCGATGCGGCGGCCTTTGTCCGCACCGTGGACGAGAACGGTCTGGTCACCCTGTCGGATGGCGTGAACTCGATCCGTTACACCGAAAGCGGCGGGCAGCCGAGGCTTGCGGTGGACGGCACGCCCGAGGCGGCGCAGCTCGAACTGCTGGGCACCCTCGACGAGGAGACCGGCGAGCTTCTGACCGGCGAACAGCCGGGGGCCTATGAACTCACGCCCGAAGACATCGCGGCGCTCGAGGCCATGGTCCGCGGCGTGATGCCGAACGCTCCGCAGGGCGACGACGACGATGAAGACGACAATGGCGTGGATGTGCCGGTGGTTGGTGTGCGTGACCTCACGGGTCGCGACAACAACGAAACCAACGCCGGCTGGGGCGCGGCGGGGGAGGCCTATATCCGCCTGACCGATGCCCGCTACGGCATGGTGGATGAAGAGACCGGCAACCGGCTCGTCAACCCGATGTTCGAAGGTCTGGATGCGCGGGATATCTCGAACCTGCTGGGCAAGCAGGCGGAAGGGACCGCCACCGAAACCGACGCCAACATGTTCTTCATGGCCTTCGGTCAATACTTCGACCACGGCCTGACCTTCATCGAGAAGAACGCGGCGAACGGGACCATCGAGATCGGCGGACCGGGATCGCTTCGCTCGCCGACGTCGGACAACCCGGCGGACCTGACCCGCGCGGAAGTTGTGGGCTACGACGAATACGGCAATCCGGTGCATAACAACATCACCTCGCCCTTCGTCGACCAAAACCAGGTCTACGGCTCCTCGAGCCTGATCGGCCAGCTCCTGCGCGAAAGCGACGGAGAAGGCGGTGTCGGGATGCGGGTGCTCCTTGGCGAGGATGATCCCTCGGCACCGGGCCACCAGCTGCTCTCGACGCTGCGCGAAGCGCTCGATCACCACATCGAGGCCGGAACGGTCTTCCGTGGAACCGACATGGGCGACGTCACCCTGCTCGAGTACTATCCCGACCTCGTGGTGAACGGGTCCTACAACCCGCTGGTCGTGGCCGAACTGTCCACCGACTTCATGGGGCAGGGCTGGCCGCTTCTGATCGACACCAACCCCTATATGTCGCTGCTTGATCACTACATCGGTGGCGACGGCCGGGTGAACGAGAACGTGGGGCTCACCTCGCTCCACACGATCTGGGCACGCAACCACAACTTCCACGTCGAAAAACTGATCGACGCGGGCTTCGAGGGCACCCAGGAGGACCTGTTCCAGGCGGCGAAAATCCTGAACGAGACCGAATATCAGCGGGTCGTGTTCAACGAGTTCGCCGACAAGCTCCTCGGCGGGATGATGGGCGACGGCACGCATGGCCATTCCGAATACAACCCGGATGTCGATGCGCGCATCAGCTACGAGTTCGCGGGTTCGGCCTATCGCGTGGGTCACACCATGATCGGCCAGACCCTCACCATTCTCGACGAGAACGGCCAACCTCGTGACGTGCCTCTCTACGACGTGTTCCTGAACCCGACGAACGATCCGATGGCCTTCGCCATGGATCCCGACGGGGCCGGACCGGCGCCGATGCTGACGGGTCAGGACGCTCTGGACGCTCTGTCCGCCTATGGCTACGCACCGCAGCCGGGCTATGCCCAATACGGCACGGCGCAGATCCTTGGCGGTCTGGCAGGTCAGGCGTCCGAGGCGATCGACGTGGCGATGACCGACGCGGTGCGCAACGACCTCGTCCGGATCAACGCTGATCTCTTCTCGTTCAACGTGGCACGGGGATGGGACCTCGGGATCGGCACCATGAACCAGGTGCGTGCGGCGCTCTCGGCTTCGGACAATCCCTATGTCTCCGAAGCGGTCGGTTTCGCCGGGGATCTGAGCCCCTACACCTCGTGGGAGGACTATCAGGAACGCAACGACGTGTCCGATGAGCTGATCGCGCGGTTCAAGGAGGCCTATCCGGACCTCATCCTTCAGGGTGAATCGATCGGCATCTTCATGGCGGCGAACCCCGATGTGCCCTTCCTGATCAACGAGGACGGCACGGTGACCATCAAGGGGATCGACCGGGTCGATCTCTGGGTCGGCGGGCTGGCCGAGAAGCGGATCAACGGCGGTGTCGTGGGGCAGACCTTCTGGGTCATCATCCACGAACAGTTCGACCGTCTGCAGGAAGGTGACCGGTTCTACTACGCCGAACGGATGGACAACGTTCCGGTCTACGAGAACTTCCTCGAAGGGCAGAGCCTGGCCGATATCGTGATGCGTAACACTGGCATCCAGGGCCTTCAGGAAGATGTCTTCTCGCAGGACATGGAAGACGCGGGCATCATCCTGCCGGTGATCGAAGTGGACGCCGACGACATTCCGGGGACGGGCGAGGAAACCGGTGGGGAAGAAACCCCGACGGATGAGACGCCCGACGAAGAAACGCCGACCGAAGAGACGGGCGGCGAGGAAACCGGAGGCGAGGAAACCGGCGGTGAAGAAACCGGCGGCGAGGAAACGGGTGGGGAAGAGACCCCGACCGAAACCGCTACCGCCCAGGTCCTTCTCGGAACGGACGGCAATGATGTCCTCACCGGCGGTGCGGGTGACGATCTGATCCGCGGCGGCGAAGGGCGTGACACGCTCGAAGGCGGCGAAGGCGACGATCTGATCCTCGGCGAAGGCGGCGACGATGCCCTCGTGGGTGGTGCCGGCGACGACATGCTCGACGGTGGCGACGGCTCCGACGCCCTCTTCGGCGGCCTTGGCAATGACCGCTTCTTCCTCTCGGATGATGCGACCATTGACTTCGTCTTCGGCGGAGAAGGGACCGATACGCTCGACATCACGGCCGTCAACATCGGCGCGCGGGTCGACCTGTCGGCACCCGACGTGGGCACGCTCACCATCGGGGACACCGTGGACCGTCTGGTCTCGATCGAGAACGTGGCAGCCGGCAGCGGCGACGACGTTATCATCGCGGGCGATGCGGCGAACACGTTCTCGGGCGGCGAAGGCAACGACACCTACCGCTTCAACAGCGAGACGGCCGCAGATGGCGACCACATCCTCGACTTCGAGCCGGGCGATACCATCGACCTGTCCGGGATCGACGCTGTGCGCGGTGTGGTGGGCAACCAGTCCTTCACTCTGGCCGCCCAGGGCGCCAGCCCGGCCGCGGGTCTGGTCACACTCTCCGAGACCGAGGACGGCGCCACGCTGGTCCAGGGTCACGTCGACGATGACGGCGAAGCGGACTTCTCGCTGACCGTCAACAGCCGTCACACGCTTGGGGCTGGCGACTTCACATTCTGA